In Kineococcus mangrovi, a single genomic region encodes these proteins:
- a CDS encoding DUF3180 domain-containing protein gives MKPTRPGLLLALGFLAAVGAWSGLQVWVSTGHGEPDLVWRTTLTVGLLVLAVVGVGWPVKQWVEGDKARRIDALRAARTAALAKAASVAGALLVGVFLGWGVHYLPTLHIAARRSEAVVAAVDVVVSALLLVAGLVVERWCRVPPEDDDETGLRAGGGGRA, from the coding sequence GTGAAGCCGACCCGCCCCGGGCTGCTGCTCGCCCTCGGGTTCCTCGCCGCCGTGGGGGCCTGGTCCGGCCTGCAGGTCTGGGTCTCCACCGGCCACGGGGAACCGGACCTCGTGTGGCGCACGACGCTCACCGTCGGCCTGCTCGTCCTCGCCGTCGTCGGGGTCGGCTGGCCCGTCAAGCAGTGGGTCGAGGGCGACAAGGCCCGCCGGATCGACGCGCTGCGCGCCGCCCGCACGGCCGCGCTGGCCAAGGCGGCCTCCGTCGCCGGGGCTCTGCTCGTCGGGGTGTTCCTCGGCTGGGGCGTGCACTACCTGCCCACCCTGCACATCGCCGCCCGCCGGTCCGAGGCCGTCGTGGCGGCCGTCGACGTCGTCGTCTCCGCGCTGCTGCTCGTCGCGGGGCTGGTCGTGGAGCGCTGGTGCCGCGTCCCGCCCGAGGACGACGACGAGACCGGTCTGCGCGCCGGTGGGGGAGGCCGGGCGTGA
- a CDS encoding aminotransferase class I/II-fold pyridoxal phosphate-dependent enzyme — protein sequence MKLSRRAETTEPFHALAIGQRAAELAAQGHHVVRLSIGEPDVGAPPEVLAALREVADGRPLPYTPTLGLPELRAAIAQDYRDRHGVDVDPARIAVTSGASAALLLVLAATVDPGDDVLLADPSYPCNRQLISTFGGRALTLPTTPGQRYQLSADAVRRAWTPATSVVMVASPSNPTGTSVAPAELAELCAQVAARDAWRVVDEIYLDLADPAPDGTPAPTVLAADPGAVVVSSFSKYFGMTGWRLGWAVLPPALVEPVERLAQNYFIAASTPLQHAALACFTPGSLAVCEERRAEFRARRDLVLDGLAALGLPVPVVPDGAFYVYVDVRPSGLDAWEFCARALAEHHVALTPGRDFASAGPGGTADTHVRLSYAASRADLTEGLRRVGEFLTALSATPTRASATAR from the coding sequence GTGAAGCTGTCCCGGCGGGCCGAGACGACCGAACCGTTCCACGCGCTCGCCATCGGCCAGCGCGCCGCGGAGCTGGCCGCCCAGGGCCACCACGTCGTCCGGCTCAGCATCGGCGAACCCGACGTCGGGGCGCCGCCGGAGGTGCTGGCCGCGCTGCGCGAGGTCGCCGACGGCCGGCCCCTGCCGTACACCCCGACGCTCGGGCTGCCGGAGCTGCGCGCCGCGATCGCGCAGGACTACCGCGACCGGCACGGCGTCGACGTCGACCCCGCACGCATCGCCGTCACGTCCGGGGCCTCGGCCGCGCTGCTGCTCGTGCTGGCCGCCACCGTCGACCCGGGTGACGACGTCCTGCTGGCCGACCCGTCCTACCCGTGCAACCGGCAGCTCATCTCCACCTTCGGCGGCCGGGCGCTCACGCTGCCCACGACGCCGGGGCAGCGGTACCAGCTGTCCGCCGACGCGGTGCGCCGGGCGTGGACCCCCGCCACGTCGGTCGTCATGGTCGCCTCCCCGTCCAACCCGACCGGCACGTCGGTGGCCCCCGCGGAACTCGCGGAGCTGTGCGCGCAGGTCGCCGCGCGCGACGCGTGGCGCGTCGTCGACGAGATCTACCTCGACCTCGCCGACCCCGCGCCCGACGGGACCCCCGCGCCGACGGTCCTGGCCGCCGATCCCGGCGCCGTCGTCGTCAGCAGCTTCTCGAAGTACTTCGGCATGACGGGCTGGCGCCTCGGGTGGGCCGTCCTGCCGCCCGCCCTCGTCGAACCGGTGGAACGGCTGGCGCAGAACTACTTCATCGCCGCCTCGACCCCGCTGCAGCACGCGGCGCTGGCCTGCTTCACGCCCGGTTCCCTCGCCGTGTGCGAGGAGCGGCGGGCCGAGTTCCGCGCCCGCCGCGACCTCGTCCTCGACGGCCTCGCCGCGCTCGGGCTGCCCGTCCCCGTCGTCCCGGACGGGGCGTTCTACGTGTACGTCGACGTGCGCCCCAGCGGCCTGGACGCGTGGGAGTTCTGCGCGCGGGCCCTGGCCGAGCACCACGTCGCGCTCACCCCCGGCCGCGACTTCGCGAGCGCCGGGCCCGGCGGGACCGCCGACACCCACGTCCGGTTGTCGTACGCCGCCTCCCGGGCCGACCTCACCGAGGGGTTGCGCCGGGTCGGGGAGTTCCTCACGGCTCTTTCCGCCACACCGACACGTGCGAGCGCGACTGCGCGGTGA
- a CDS encoding PH domain-containing protein, producing the protein MSPQDPDEPVLETLPDRVADRLDAPTRAVLADPGWKRLHPVTPVLRAWKVVAAVLVVVVGQNTDEILRLDLPGWALTLAVLGGVLALALVGAGFSALAWRRTRYRIDTSEGVGAVHVERGVLWRQQRRAQLDRLQAVDVVRPLLGRLFGLAELQLEVAGGSGSKVSLAYLKEEEAQRVRNALLAAAAGLVVAEGQDAPEAPQREVVEVPPTRLITSTLKSGLTIWMVLVLVGIGVGCFFARSLTPLFGSAAAVLGLVSAVWQRFSTGFGFTVADSPDGLRLSHGLLEQRSQTVPPGRVQALRLTQPLLWRRSGWWRVEVNVAGYSSESGARSEQSTTLLPVGTVDELDLVLGIVLPDLATDDRSALDVVRAGLTGSGTDGGFTPVPRRARWLDWISWRRRGYLVTDHAFLSRGGRLVRGLDVVPHARTQSLGLTQGPLQRRLGLASVRLHSTPGKVSPRVDHLAADVAARLLREQTVRARAARAGSGPERWMTR; encoded by the coding sequence GTGAGCCCGCAGGACCCGGACGAGCCCGTCCTGGAGACGCTGCCCGACCGCGTCGCCGACCGGCTGGACGCCCCCACCCGCGCGGTCCTGGCCGACCCGGGCTGGAAGCGCCTGCACCCCGTCACCCCCGTGCTGCGGGCGTGGAAGGTCGTGGCGGCCGTGCTGGTGGTCGTCGTCGGGCAGAACACCGACGAGATCCTGCGGCTGGACCTGCCCGGCTGGGCCCTCACCCTCGCCGTCCTCGGCGGTGTCCTCGCCCTCGCCCTCGTCGGGGCGGGGTTCAGCGCCCTGGCGTGGCGCCGCACCCGGTACCGCATCGACACCTCGGAGGGGGTGGGCGCCGTGCACGTCGAGCGCGGTGTCCTGTGGCGCCAGCAGCGCCGGGCCCAGCTCGACCGGTTGCAGGCCGTCGACGTCGTGCGCCCGCTGCTCGGGCGCCTGTTCGGCCTGGCCGAACTGCAGCTGGAGGTCGCCGGCGGGTCCGGCAGCAAGGTCTCCCTGGCGTACCTGAAGGAGGAGGAGGCCCAGCGGGTGCGCAACGCGCTGCTCGCCGCGGCCGCCGGGCTCGTCGTCGCCGAGGGGCAGGACGCGCCCGAGGCGCCGCAGCGCGAGGTCGTCGAGGTCCCGCCCACCCGCCTCATCACCTCGACGCTGAAGTCCGGGCTGACGATCTGGATGGTCCTCGTGCTCGTCGGCATCGGGGTCGGCTGCTTCTTCGCGCGCAGCCTGACGCCGCTGTTCGGTTCCGCCGCGGCGGTCCTGGGTCTCGTCTCGGCCGTGTGGCAGCGCTTCAGCACCGGGTTCGGCTTCACCGTCGCCGACAGCCCCGACGGGTTGCGGCTCTCGCACGGCCTGCTGGAGCAGCGCTCGCAGACGGTGCCGCCCGGCCGGGTGCAGGCGCTGCGCCTCACCCAGCCGCTGCTGTGGCGCCGGTCCGGCTGGTGGCGCGTCGAGGTCAACGTGGCCGGCTACTCCTCCGAGTCCGGTGCGCGCTCCGAGCAGAGCACGACGCTGCTGCCCGTGGGGACGGTGGACGAGCTCGACCTCGTCCTCGGCATCGTGCTGCCCGACCTCGCCACCGACGACCGCTCCGCGCTGGACGTCGTGCGCGCCGGGCTCACCGGCTCCGGCACCGACGGCGGGTTCACCCCCGTCCCGCGCCGGGCCCGCTGGCTGGACTGGATCAGCTGGCGCCGCCGCGGGTACCTCGTCACCGACCACGCGTTCCTGTCCCGCGGCGGGCGCCTCGTGCGCGGGCTCGACGTCGTGCCGCACGCCCGGACGCAGAGCCTGGGGCTGACGCAGGGGCCGCTGCAGCGCCGCCTGGGCCTGGCCAGCGTGCGCCTGCACTCCACGCCGGGGAAGGTCAGCCCCCGCGTGGACCACCTCGCCGCCGACGTCGCCGCGCGGCTCCTGCGCGAGCAGACCGTGCGCGCCCGCGCCGCCCGCGCCG
- a CDS encoding class I SAM-dependent methyltransferase: MTGDLWGAGVARTYDEDTAALSTPEVLGPVVDVLADLAGTGRALEFAIGTGRVGLALAARGVPVAGIELSPHMLAELRAKTAAGAPGVDVVLGDMATTRVDGEFSLVYLVFNTITNLLEQDEQVECFVNAARHLAPGGAFCVETFVPELRRLPPGEDARPFDVTPEHLGFDTYDLLACRLTSHHVRFAADGSASRFLSHHRYAWPAEYDLMARIAGLRPESRWGGWDRSAFTAQSRSHVSVWRKEP, translated from the coding sequence GTGACCGGTGACCTGTGGGGCGCGGGCGTGGCCCGCACCTACGACGAGGACACCGCCGCCCTGTCCACCCCCGAGGTCCTGGGTCCCGTGGTGGACGTCCTGGCCGACCTCGCCGGGACCGGCCGGGCGCTGGAGTTCGCGATCGGGACGGGCCGCGTCGGACTCGCCCTCGCCGCCCGCGGGGTCCCGGTGGCGGGCATCGAGCTGTCGCCGCACATGCTCGCGGAGTTGCGGGCCAAGACGGCCGCCGGCGCCCCGGGCGTCGACGTCGTGCTGGGCGACATGGCGACGACCCGCGTCGACGGGGAGTTCTCGCTCGTCTACCTGGTGTTCAACACCATCACGAACCTGTTGGAGCAGGACGAGCAGGTCGAGTGCTTCGTCAACGCGGCCCGCCACCTCGCCCCCGGGGGCGCGTTCTGCGTGGAGACGTTCGTGCCGGAGCTGCGACGGTTGCCGCCCGGAGAGGACGCCCGCCCGTTCGACGTCACGCCCGAGCACCTCGGGTTCGACACCTACGACCTCCTCGCGTGCCGGCTGACCTCGCACCACGTCCGGTTCGCCGCGGACGGGAGCGCGTCGCGGTTCCTCTCGCACCACCGGTACGCCTGGCCGGCCGAGTACGACCTCATGGCCCGGATCGCGGGGTTGCGACCGGAGAGCCGCTGGGGCGGGTGGGACCGCTCGGCGTTCACCGCGCAGTCGCGCTCGCACGTGTCGGTGTGGCGGAAAGAGCCGTGA
- a CDS encoding endonuclease/exonuclease/phosphatase family protein has product MPPTPPGRPARRHAAHALVLGYGGCATLALAVVLVSSDAHAVGYVLGLFALWWLAPALLLVPLTTAARWWWSTAALTAPAVAAGALLVPYALHRVDPVDRTPDLRVATFNTSGHRGTDGLARLVDDAAPDVLALQEVRPSQRAGYEARYGSRYPYRSWSAPSSQGDGDAVWSRFPITAVEPVTGLPAGARPADVVTLDVGGRPVAVVSVHLASPCLFCSARAVARSPAGSTGDAARVRVGEARRFADLAAQRRGAGQAVVVAGDLNSAELNEPLRELRSHGLLDVHRAVGTQPGLTRGSSPGFARVDVVLVAGFDPVATSEGAPGGSTHSPVVADLAWPGGNSLEGGPGRAYRRAGDR; this is encoded by the coding sequence GTGCCACCGACGCCTCCCGGGCGTCCGGCGCGGCGCCACGCAGCGCACGCCCTCGTCCTGGGGTACGGCGGCTGCGCGACCCTGGCCCTCGCGGTCGTCCTCGTCTCCTCCGACGCCCACGCCGTCGGCTACGTCCTGGGGTTGTTCGCGCTCTGGTGGCTCGCCCCGGCCCTCCTCCTCGTCCCGCTGACGACCGCGGCGCGCTGGTGGTGGTCCACGGCCGCGCTCACCGCCCCCGCCGTGGCGGCCGGTGCCCTGCTCGTCCCCTACGCGCTCCACCGCGTCGACCCGGTGGACCGGACACCCGACCTGCGCGTCGCGACGTTCAACACCTCCGGCCACCGCGGCACCGACGGACTGGCCCGGCTCGTGGACGACGCCGCCCCCGACGTCCTGGCGCTGCAGGAGGTCCGCCCCTCCCAGCGGGCCGGGTACGAGGCCCGCTACGGGTCGCGGTACCCGTACCGGAGCTGGAGCGCCCCCAGCAGCCAGGGCGACGGCGACGCCGTGTGGTCGAGGTTCCCCATCACGGCAGTGGAGCCCGTCACGGGGCTGCCCGCCGGCGCCCGACCCGCGGACGTCGTGACGCTCGACGTGGGTGGGCGCCCCGTCGCGGTCGTCTCGGTGCACCTGGCCTCCCCGTGCCTGTTCTGCTCCGCGCGGGCCGTCGCGCGCAGCCCCGCGGGCTCGACCGGCGACGCCGCGCGCGTGCGCGTCGGGGAGGCGCGCCGGTTCGCCGACCTCGCCGCGCAGCGCCGGGGTGCCGGTCAGGCCGTCGTCGTGGCGGGCGACCTGAACTCCGCCGAGCTCAACGAACCCCTGCGCGAGCTGCGGTCCCACGGTCTCCTCGACGTGCACCGCGCCGTCGGGACGCAGCCCGGTCTCACCCGTGGCTCCTCGCCGGGGTTCGCGCGCGTCGACGTCGTCCTCGTCGCCGGGTTCGACCCCGTGGCCACGTCCGAGGGCGCACCGGGGGGCAGCACCCACTCCCCCGTCGTGGCCGACCTCGCGTGGCCCGGCGGAAACTCCCTGGAGGGAGGTCCCGGACGCGCCTACCGTCGGGCGGGTGACCGGTGA
- a CDS encoding PH domain-containing protein: MAGADPTPPSSSAAPSVGERGGAEPFAPADVVWQRIDPRWATAQRLVGGIVFGVAAVVVVVCALLLTPWVWLGLLLVVPLWLWDFAWAGRQVRAWGYAERDDDLLVVKGILFRSLVVVPYGRLQYVDVEAGPLDRRFGLAKVQLHTASSDTDAAIPGLRPAEAARLRDRLAARGQARLAGL, translated from the coding sequence ATGGCCGGCGCGGACCCCACCCCACCCTCGAGCTCGGCTGCCCCGTCGGTCGGCGAGCGCGGGGGCGCTGAGCCGTTCGCGCCGGCGGACGTCGTCTGGCAGCGGATCGACCCGCGCTGGGCGACGGCCCAGCGCCTGGTCGGGGGGATCGTGTTCGGGGTGGCCGCCGTCGTGGTCGTCGTCTGCGCGCTGCTGCTCACCCCGTGGGTGTGGCTCGGTCTGCTGCTCGTCGTCCCGCTGTGGCTGTGGGACTTCGCGTGGGCGGGCCGGCAGGTGCGGGCCTGGGGGTACGCCGAGCGCGACGACGACCTGCTCGTCGTCAAGGGCATCCTGTTCCGCTCGCTCGTCGTCGTGCCCTACGGCCGGCTGCAGTACGTCGACGTCGAGGCCGGCCCCCTCGACCGCCGGTTCGGCCTGGCCAAGGTGCAGCTGCACACGGCGTCCTCGGACACCGACGCCGCCATCCCCGGGCTCCGGCCGGCCGAGGCCGCCCGGTTGCGCGACCGGCTGGCCGCGCGCGGCCAGGCGCGGCTGGCGGGGTTGTGA
- a CDS encoding ABC transporter ATP-binding protein yields MITDEAELETGVDDVIRFEDVSKRYARQQSPAVAGLTFSVRRGEAVALVGPSGCGKSTILRMVNRLVEPTGGRIVLDGRDTAHVDTVTLRRGIGYVIQAGGLLPHRTVRRNVATVPRLLGWDDAVAARRVDELLDLVGLDPRTYGDRYPAQLSGGQQQRVGVARALAADPPVLLMDEPFGAVDPVVRDRLQTEFRRIQTTLGKTVLFVTHDLDEAVRIADRIAVFSPGGVLEQFADPRTLLSAPASEFVVEFVGSDRGLRRLAVTPVRVEDLAKPLVLAPGDGAGYAATALDLDGGRTAVVLDGGRVVGWVARGRLRAAARSGTREARVGDLAQPFTATVPADADLRSAFSRLLAQEAPLLPVLDGQDYVGALTPDVVHTALRRDVAGPGT; encoded by the coding sequence GTGATCACCGACGAGGCGGAGCTCGAGACCGGCGTCGACGACGTCATCCGGTTCGAGGACGTCAGCAAGCGGTACGCGCGGCAGCAGTCCCCCGCCGTCGCGGGCCTGACGTTCTCCGTGCGCCGCGGCGAGGCGGTCGCGCTCGTCGGCCCCTCGGGCTGCGGGAAGTCGACGATCCTGCGGATGGTGAACCGGCTCGTCGAACCCACCGGCGGGCGCATCGTCCTCGACGGCCGGGACACCGCGCACGTCGACACCGTGACCCTGCGCCGCGGGATCGGCTACGTCATCCAGGCCGGCGGGTTGCTCCCCCACCGCACGGTCCGCCGGAACGTCGCCACCGTCCCGAGGCTGCTCGGCTGGGACGACGCCGTCGCGGCCCGGCGCGTGGACGAGCTGCTCGACCTCGTCGGTCTCGACCCGCGGACGTACGGCGACCGCTACCCCGCCCAGCTCTCCGGCGGTCAGCAGCAGCGCGTGGGCGTGGCCCGGGCGCTGGCGGCCGACCCGCCCGTGCTGCTCATGGACGAGCCGTTCGGCGCCGTCGACCCCGTCGTCCGGGACCGGTTGCAGACGGAGTTCCGGCGCATCCAGACGACCCTGGGCAAGACCGTCCTGTTCGTCACCCACGACCTCGACGAGGCCGTGCGGATCGCCGACCGCATCGCGGTGTTCTCCCCCGGCGGGGTCCTGGAGCAGTTCGCCGACCCGCGGACGCTGCTGTCGGCGCCGGCGTCGGAGTTCGTCGTGGAGTTCGTGGGGTCCGACCGGGGGTTGCGCCGGCTGGCCGTCACCCCGGTCCGGGTGGAGGACCTGGCCAAACCCCTCGTGCTCGCCCCCGGCGACGGCGCCGGGTACGCCGCGACGGCCCTCGACCTCGACGGCGGCCGGACCGCGGTCGTCCTCGACGGCGGCCGGGTCGTGGGCTGGGTCGCGCGCGGGCGGTTGCGGGCGGCGGCCCGGTCCGGGACCCGGGAGGCGCGGGTCGGGGACCTCGCGCAGCCGTTCACCGCGACCGTCCCGGCGGACGCGGACCTGCGCTCGGCGTTCTCCCGGCTGCTGGCCCAGGAGGCGCCGCTGCTTCCCGTCCTCGACGGTCAGGACTACGTCGGGGCCCTGACGCCCGACGTCGTGCACACCGCGCTGCGCCGCGACGTCGCCGGTCCCGGGACCTGA
- the folK gene encoding 2-amino-4-hydroxy-6-hydroxymethyldihydropteridine diphosphokinase: protein MRSGARAVLALGANVGHRAQTLHAAVEALGATDGITVEAVSTIVETAPVGAVPDQPDFLNAVVLVRTDLDPHALLAAAHAVEAGLGLDRSTKVPDGPRPIDVDVIAVGDLGDDVVLDEDGLVLPHPRAHERDFVLGPWAELDPDAVLPGAYGGRVVDLLTRLHHGEGPA, encoded by the coding sequence GTGAGGTCGGGTGCCAGGGCCGTGCTGGCGCTGGGTGCCAACGTCGGCCACCGCGCCCAGACGCTGCACGCCGCGGTCGAGGCCCTCGGGGCGACCGACGGCATCACGGTGGAGGCGGTGTCCACGATCGTCGAGACGGCCCCCGTGGGGGCGGTCCCGGACCAGCCGGACTTCCTCAACGCCGTCGTCCTGGTCCGCACCGACCTCGACCCGCACGCGCTGCTGGCCGCCGCGCACGCCGTGGAGGCCGGGCTCGGGCTGGACCGGAGCACCAAGGTGCCCGACGGTCCCCGGCCCATCGACGTGGACGTCATCGCGGTGGGTGATCTCGGCGACGACGTCGTGCTCGACGAGGACGGCCTCGTCCTGCCGCACCCGCGGGCCCACGAGCGCGACTTCGTCCTCGGGCCCTGGGCCGAGCTCGACCCGGACGCGGTGCTCCCGGGGGCCTACGGCGGACGGGTGGTCGACCTCCTCACCCGCCTGCACCACGGGGAGGGACCCGCGTGA